One window of the Leptolyngbya iicbica LK genome contains the following:
- a CDS encoding BBP7 family outer membrane beta-barrel protein → MNFGTVSGIDLRLCAVLSISLALGTGPALAQTEADEKATTASPAINLSNYFAADGSGSGTVVDERSPQVFLEGNGTVSPRANRTEATAIAQVFPAPYSTTAGDLAPTVRDRNVAAIAQAEDADPDAATETESTTAPTPIETRVLGSEAQWEIGADVVFLRRSIPNVTTSIDGQINPDDGSLLGNTNALGTGALDFGLDTGARFSVGYYPDPQTGYELAFMGLQDWRDTETFVSAGNENLRVAFIDPVRAGQDDAVGLGPNNTDQVEDFVQARSHTLRYESELDSLEFNYRHALTPPSERSFATLIAGLRYMSIDEGFDLISDDGATRLGGNIGTYEIDTSNDLVGVQIGLDSGVQLTPALGLGLSARAGLMLNFNDQSSEFVNDNGIPTVLTGSDSDTSLSPMFQVEGSARWDVTDNFTLKTGYQFLAVGNVATAPSQYGPLEDLGDLERSSALYHGPFVGLELRF, encoded by the coding sequence ATGAACTTTGGCACTGTATCTGGTATCGATCTACGCCTTTGTGCGGTCTTGTCCATTAGCTTGGCTCTGGGTACAGGGCCAGCCCTCGCGCAGACAGAAGCGGACGAAAAAGCAACGACTGCGTCTCCTGCAATCAATCTCTCAAACTATTTTGCAGCAGATGGTTCAGGTTCAGGAACTGTGGTGGATGAACGCTCTCCACAAGTTTTCCTTGAGGGTAATGGAACGGTCTCCCCCAGAGCTAACCGGACTGAGGCAACGGCGATCGCTCAAGTTTTTCCGGCCCCGTATTCCACCACTGCTGGAGATTTGGCTCCCACGGTCCGCGATCGCAATGTGGCAGCGATCGCCCAAGCAGAGGACGCCGATCCAGACGCTGCGACCGAGACTGAGTCCACGACTGCACCAACGCCGATCGAGACTCGCGTTTTGGGCAGTGAGGCCCAGTGGGAAATTGGGGCCGATGTGGTCTTTTTACGACGCAGCATTCCCAACGTCACCACGTCCATTGATGGCCAAATCAATCCCGATGATGGCTCCTTATTAGGAAATACGAATGCTTTGGGCACCGGTGCTTTAGATTTTGGCTTGGATACAGGAGCGCGGTTTTCAGTCGGCTATTACCCCGATCCGCAAACTGGCTACGAACTTGCGTTTATGGGTTTGCAAGACTGGCGGGATACGGAAACCTTTGTCAGCGCCGGGAACGAAAACCTGCGCGTGGCCTTTATTGACCCCGTGCGGGCAGGGCAGGATGATGCGGTAGGTCTCGGCCCCAACAACACCGACCAGGTGGAAGACTTTGTGCAGGCCCGATCCCACACTTTGCGATACGAATCCGAACTCGACAGTTTAGAGTTCAATTATCGTCATGCGTTAACGCCGCCATCGGAGCGCTCCTTCGCTACTCTGATCGCCGGACTACGGTACATGAGCATTGACGAAGGTTTTGACCTGATTTCTGATGACGGGGCGACCCGATTGGGTGGCAATATCGGCACCTACGAAATCGACACCAGTAACGACTTGGTGGGGGTGCAAATCGGCCTCGACAGCGGCGTCCAGTTGACGCCCGCCTTGGGTCTCGGCCTGAGTGCCCGGGCAGGGCTGATGCTCAATTTCAACGATCAGAGCAGCGAGTTTGTGAATGACAATGGCATCCCTACGGTGTTGACGGGGTCGGACAGCGACACTAGCCTGTCACCGATGTTTCAGGTGGAGGGTTCAGCTCGGTGGGATGTGACGGACAACTTTACCCTCAAAACGGGATATCAGTTTCTCGCAGTGGGCAATGTCGCGACGGCCCCCTCGCAGTATGGCCCGTTGGAAGACCTCGGCGACTTAGAGCGGAGTTCGGCGCTATACCATGGCCCATTTGTGGGGCTGGAGCTCCGCTTTTAG
- a CDS encoding S8 family serine peptidase has translation MSTTLYSPKTLASENTTTTNFLVANSNVTGTNSTTQGFPADPLVGYQWYLHNPTPGLLDLNVVDVWQDYTGQGVEVAIVDDAVQWWHPDLASNYSTFKDWDFENGDTSASGEFSDNHGTAVAGIIGATGNNGIGGAGIAYDSTIFGYQVDTFQQIANAIFYASGQNQDGYDGEADIVNISLGNSDQSFFDSFLSSQDMTALNNVIDQAVVVGRNGLGTILVKSAGNARQDNQNTNASSWNANPHTISVAAVDQNGYVSDYSTLGASVLVSAFGTPGQVFTTDRVGIAGDNPFGDYMFDFNGTSAAAPMVSGVVALMLEANPNLGWRDVQEILAYSARGVGSLGSTFSPNPWSAEQYSWTFNGADNWNGGGLHFSNDYGFGLVDAKAAVRLAETWEATPQTSFNQVELTADLLNSSVLISQQGTSFNQFMTTNMAIEHVEVDISFAQWYDLGDLEVRLISPDGTSSILIDNNGENNGTLAGGRTASRWQFFSNAFRGEDTIGNWTVQLFDADSTQISPIVINDIDLTFHGSAATLDDTFIFTEEYSNVASGWAGHSTFINGGAGSDTINAAAVDSNTVVNLATGTGQIDGVAVSISSIEYVVTGDGNDVITGNSSSNTLSGMRGDDVLIGGAGNDSLNGGAGNDVLNGTDPTVWNAGSGQYDVLTGGTGADTFVLGDQFEAFYSGLGYALITDFDWTEGDRFRVHGSLADYSLGFGDWAGDFAQDTLIYYQTDLVGVVQDTTDVDPMFDFAFA, from the coding sequence ATGTCTACAACGCTTTACAGCCCCAAAACTCTAGCTTCCGAAAACACAACGACAACCAATTTTCTCGTTGCGAACAGTAATGTTACGGGTACTAACAGCACCACCCAAGGGTTTCCCGCTGATCCGCTAGTTGGCTATCAATGGTATTTACATAATCCCACCCCCGGACTATTAGATCTAAACGTTGTTGATGTGTGGCAAGACTACACTGGTCAAGGCGTAGAAGTTGCAATTGTTGATGATGCTGTGCAGTGGTGGCACCCCGATTTGGCGAGCAACTACTCGACATTTAAGGACTGGGATTTTGAAAATGGTGACACCAGTGCTAGTGGGGAATTTAGCGACAACCACGGTACTGCTGTAGCCGGCATTATCGGCGCAACCGGAAATAATGGTATTGGCGGGGCCGGAATTGCTTACGACTCCACTATCTTTGGCTATCAAGTCGATACCTTCCAGCAAATTGCCAATGCAATTTTTTATGCATCTGGTCAAAATCAAGATGGATATGATGGGGAAGCGGATATCGTCAACATCAGTCTTGGAAACTCGGATCAATCTTTCTTTGACTCTTTTTTAAGTTCTCAAGATATGACGGCCCTAAACAACGTTATTGATCAAGCTGTTGTCGTCGGTCGTAACGGTCTAGGGACGATTTTAGTCAAGTCAGCAGGTAACGCGCGTCAGGATAATCAAAATACCAATGCCTCATCTTGGAATGCGAACCCCCACACCATTTCAGTAGCGGCGGTTGATCAAAACGGCTACGTCTCTGATTACAGTACGCTAGGGGCGTCTGTCTTAGTCTCTGCTTTTGGCACCCCAGGGCAAGTTTTCACGACAGATCGGGTGGGGATTGCTGGTGACAATCCCTTTGGCGACTACATGTTTGACTTTAATGGCACCTCTGCTGCTGCGCCGATGGTGTCAGGAGTAGTCGCGTTAATGCTCGAAGCAAATCCAAATTTGGGTTGGCGTGACGTGCAAGAGATTCTGGCCTATTCGGCCCGGGGAGTAGGCTCGCTCGGCTCGACCTTTAGCCCTAATCCCTGGAGTGCGGAGCAATATAGCTGGACTTTCAACGGGGCCGATAACTGGAATGGTGGCGGCCTGCATTTTTCGAATGATTATGGATTTGGCCTGGTTGATGCAAAGGCAGCCGTGCGGCTGGCGGAAACTTGGGAGGCCACTCCCCAAACGAGCTTTAACCAAGTTGAGTTAACGGCTGATTTACTAAATAGCTCGGTATTAATTAGTCAGCAGGGAACGTCGTTTAACCAATTTATGACGACCAATATGGCTATCGAGCATGTGGAGGTCGATATCAGTTTTGCCCAATGGTATGACTTGGGTGATCTAGAGGTGCGATTGATTTCGCCCGATGGCACTTCAAGCATTTTGATTGACAACAACGGCGAAAATAACGGCACTCTAGCTGGCGGACGCACTGCATCTAGGTGGCAGTTTTTCTCGAATGCTTTTCGGGGTGAAGACACAATTGGCAATTGGACGGTGCAACTATTTGATGCGGATAGCACTCAAATTTCTCCCATCGTTATCAATGATATTGATTTAACTTTCCATGGCAGTGCTGCTACCTTAGACGATACCTTCATCTTTACCGAAGAATATTCCAACGTGGCATCTGGCTGGGCTGGCCATTCGACCTTCATCAATGGCGGGGCGGGCAGCGATACGATTAACGCGGCGGCGGTGGACTCCAATACAGTGGTCAATCTCGCCACTGGCACGGGGCAAATTGATGGCGTGGCAGTGAGCATCAGCAGCATTGAATATGTCGTGACGGGCGACGGCAATGACGTCATTACCGGTAATAGCTCCAGCAATACTCTGTCGGGCATGAGGGGAGATGACGTCTTGATTGGCGGAGCAGGCAACGACAGTCTGAACGGCGGAGCGGGCAATGATGTGTTGAATGGCACAGACCCTACCGTTTGGAATGCCGGGTCAGGTCAGTATGACGTGCTGACCGGCGGCACTGGCGCTGACACCTTTGTCCTGGGTGACCAGTTCGAAGCTTTTTACAGCGGTTTAGGCTATGCCCTGATCACCGATTTTGATTGGACTGAGGGCGATCGCTTCCGGGTCCATGGCAGCCTCGCTGACTATTCGCTGGGCTTCGGCGATTGGGCGGGGGATTTTGCTCAGGACACCTTGATCTATTACCAAACCGATTTGGTGGGGGTCGTGCAAGACACTACCGATGTCGACCCGATGTTTGACTTCGCCTTTGCTTAA
- a CDS encoding CHAT domain-containing protein — translation MRHLLRRLSLRPWLSLLFAGSLGLALLVGHPGYTHGHGLGIAALAQVPQSSALVEQGVSAYQAGNYRQAIALWQQAIQTDSKAPSADLAIVHENLARAYQQVGETQAAIANWEAAAAEYQASENTIQFGRMLTEQAQVYIGLGQQQRAAALLCGDEVDASISAEVTALSCAGGAYAIAEMTQDLTGQAAALGSLAETYRLRGNNETAASLLEIGLALVDGEADLAQYRAPMRNSLANLNARIARTKALRAEAAELLGLEDTLENDDRTVAERLRAESAIARQSALKLFDEAIDAAQVAADLNAELRSHLGLMSLGTRLGPDRNTLATSQSRVAQLISQLSASRETAYAAITLAKSYRQTPQNFACADHQASTDADAVTTDVDVVTWLRVGQQIAQQIGDDRAASFAFGELGHIAECQKDWAEATRLTNLAQLAANDALESADSLYLWEWQMGRILNQQGRLTDAATFYQKAIATLESIRADILTANQDLQFDFRDSVEPIYRQYLELQLASISPSTALKQTWATSLPVDPVIIDDALQTVDALRLAELQNFFGDNCVLVASVNARERLLTDDIPTTVITSVVLTDRTALIANLPDGTAKINWIDDTQKLEETADKFRDKLVRFTDKVYDGSDGASLYQQLIQPLEAELKRTQTETLVFVQDGFLRNIPMSALYDGNQYLIQQYAIATTPSLSLTASSSGNREYRMLAVGIDQEVVTDNGRRFDETGVRGVPQTIEAIVALLPGSRSLINEEFTTEQFAAALQAASYSILHVGSHGQFSTVPEETFIITGPNDSGLAEEITFNQLESLIRQFSLKNEPLELITLTACQTATGDDRATLGLAGVAIQSGARSAIASLWNLPGATSEALMPKFYSQLTDPTVSKAKALQTAQIEAIQNNPNGNPGRWAPLILVGNWQ, via the coding sequence ATGAGACATCTACTGCGTCGGCTTTCTCTGCGGCCCTGGTTATCACTACTCTTTGCCGGAAGTTTGGGGCTCGCTTTACTGGTAGGACATCCTGGGTACACCCACGGTCATGGCTTGGGTATCGCCGCGCTCGCGCAGGTGCCGCAATCATCAGCCCTGGTTGAGCAAGGGGTTTCAGCGTATCAGGCGGGCAACTATCGACAGGCGATCGCGCTTTGGCAGCAGGCTATCCAAACTGACTCAAAAGCGCCATCCGCCGATCTAGCAATTGTTCACGAGAATTTGGCACGGGCTTATCAGCAAGTGGGGGAAACGCAAGCCGCGATCGCCAACTGGGAGGCCGCTGCCGCTGAGTATCAGGCCAGCGAAAATACCATACAGTTTGGCCGCATGTTGACCGAACAAGCGCAGGTCTATATCGGTTTGGGCCAGCAACAGCGAGCTGCGGCTTTACTCTGCGGTGATGAAGTCGATGCGTCGATCTCAGCAGAAGTCACTGCGTTGAGCTGTGCCGGGGGCGCTTATGCGATCGCAGAGATGACTCAAGATTTGACTGGGCAGGCTGCAGCGCTGGGCAGTTTGGCCGAGACCTACCGACTCCGAGGCAATAATGAAACAGCGGCTTCTCTCTTAGAGATTGGCTTGGCGTTAGTCGATGGTGAAGCTGACCTAGCTCAGTATCGAGCGCCGATGCGCAACAGCCTGGCAAATCTCAATGCCCGCATCGCCCGGACTAAGGCCCTGCGGGCAGAGGCAGCTGAACTACTAGGTCTGGAAGACACCCTCGAAAATGATGACAGAACGGTGGCGGAAAGACTCCGTGCCGAGTCTGCCATAGCTCGGCAGTCGGCGTTGAAATTGTTTGATGAGGCAATTGACGCTGCCCAAGTAGCAGCTGACTTAAATGCAGAGCTGCGATCGCACTTGGGGTTAATGTCTCTAGGCACGCGACTAGGGCCTGATCGTAATACTTTGGCGACTTCTCAATCGCGAGTGGCTCAGCTGATCAGTCAGTTATCGGCCAGTCGCGAAACGGCCTACGCCGCGATTACCCTGGCTAAGTCCTATCGCCAGACTCCGCAAAATTTTGCTTGTGCCGATCATCAAGCCAGCACTGACGCTGACGCGGTCACCACGGACGTTGATGTGGTCACCTGGTTACGAGTCGGTCAGCAAATTGCCCAGCAAATTGGGGACGACCGAGCCGCCTCCTTTGCTTTCGGCGAGCTTGGCCATATTGCTGAATGCCAAAAGGATTGGGCAGAAGCAACTCGGCTAACCAACCTGGCGCAACTCGCGGCTAACGACGCCCTAGAATCGGCCGATAGCCTTTACCTATGGGAATGGCAAATGGGGCGAATTCTGAATCAGCAAGGACGCCTGACCGATGCTGCGACCTTTTATCAAAAAGCGATCGCCACTTTAGAAAGCATTCGGGCCGATATTTTGACCGCTAACCAAGACTTGCAGTTCGATTTTCGAGACTCGGTTGAGCCGATTTATCGTCAATATCTGGAGCTCCAGCTAGCCTCTATCTCACCAAGCACAGCGCTCAAGCAGACTTGGGCGACCTCCTTACCAGTAGATCCGGTAATTATTGATGATGCGCTTCAAACTGTCGATGCGCTGCGATTGGCCGAACTCCAAAACTTCTTTGGTGACAACTGCGTACTGGTAGCGTCAGTCAATGCTCGGGAGAGATTGCTAACAGACGATATCCCGACAACTGTGATCACGTCTGTGGTCCTGACTGACCGCACCGCTTTGATCGCCAACTTGCCGGATGGCACAGCCAAAATCAATTGGATTGATGATACGCAAAAACTAGAGGAAACCGCCGACAAATTTCGCGACAAGCTAGTCCGCTTTACCGATAAGGTATATGACGGTTCTGATGGTGCCAGCCTCTATCAGCAGCTGATTCAACCTTTAGAAGCAGAACTGAAGCGCACTCAAACGGAAACCTTGGTATTTGTGCAAGATGGCTTCTTGCGGAACATTCCGATGTCGGCGCTCTATGACGGAAATCAATATCTGATTCAGCAATATGCGATCGCCACTACCCCCTCTTTGAGCCTGACCGCCTCCAGCTCAGGCAATCGAGAATATCGAATGTTGGCTGTGGGGATCGATCAAGAAGTCGTTACCGACAATGGGCGTCGCTTCGATGAGACAGGCGTTCGGGGAGTGCCGCAAACAATCGAAGCCATTGTGGCTTTGCTGCCAGGCAGTCGGAGTTTGATCAATGAAGAGTTTACAACTGAGCAATTTGCGGCAGCCTTACAAGCAGCCTCCTATTCCATCTTGCATGTTGGCTCCCACGGTCAGTTCAGTACCGTACCAGAAGAAACGTTTATCATCACTGGCCCCAATGACTCTGGCTTAGCCGAAGAAATTACGTTCAACCAATTAGAATCCTTGATTCGGCAGTTCTCGTTGAAAAACGAACCGCTAGAACTGATCACTCTCACTGCCTGCCAAACGGCGACAGGTGACGATCGTGCCACTTTGGGCCTGGCCGGAGTCGCGATTCAGTCGGGTGCCCGTAGTGCGATCGCCTCCCTTTGGAACCTACCTGGAGCCACCTCTGAGGCCCTCATGCCGAAATTTTATAGTCAATTAACAGACCCCACAGTTAGCAAGGCAAAAGCATTACAGACCGCCCAAATCGAAGCCATTCAGAATAATCCAAATGGCAACCCTGGTCGATGGGCTCCACTTATCCTCGTTGGCAACTGGCAATAA
- a CDS encoding transposase, with amino-acid sequence MPSPTQLPYPVFGLDETPNERVSARCLSDRQNIHRSTPVVAQRRVSEGHNYSVLAAFPEAAAADWSQWALPLSVEGVSSVSNAIEVAHNQIAQLMSYPQSTNWPLKILTVDSRYPTPAFLYGLREYRDLVVIARVRRNRNFYCQPDPVSGPTRPRWYGPRFQLNDATTWPPPAQQETLTCPQPNGLPRSWQLMRWTNRLMRGTRAYPMHQFPFDLLRCQRLDGDAQPQGPPLWLLIWGQPRQQITPSQGQQAYAQRFRLEHFFGFAKPHLLLTAFQTCLTSHEINAVRLASLAHGQLWLARHLVDTLPLPWQRYSPSAHTQQRTPRQVQRGFAQLIQQMGSLATLPKTRGIPPGDLKASA; translated from the coding sequence TTGCCCTCTCCTACACAGTTGCCTTATCCCGTATTTGGCTTGGATGAGACGCCGAACGAGCGGGTATCTGCGCGGTGCCTCAGTGACCGCCAGAATATCCATCGCTCGACCCCAGTGGTGGCTCAACGTCGCGTGAGTGAAGGGCACAACTATTCGGTCTTAGCCGCTTTTCCGGAAGCGGCGGCCGCTGATTGGTCGCAATGGGCACTGCCCCTGAGTGTGGAAGGGGTCAGTAGTGTGAGCAATGCTATCGAGGTCGCGCACAACCAAATTGCGCAACTAATGAGTTATCCCCAAAGCACGAACTGGCCCCTGAAGATCTTAACCGTCGATAGCCGTTATCCCACTCCGGCTTTTTTATATGGCTTGCGAGAGTATCGTGATTTGGTCGTCATTGCCCGAGTGCGCCGAAACCGAAATTTCTACTGTCAGCCCGACCCGGTCAGCGGCCCGACGCGCCCACGCTGGTACGGTCCACGCTTTCAGCTCAACGACGCCACGACTTGGCCCCCACCCGCTCAGCAAGAGACGCTTACTTGCCCGCAACCGAACGGCCTACCCCGTTCCTGGCAACTGATGCGGTGGACCAACCGGTTGATGCGTGGCACCCGCGCCTATCCGATGCATCAGTTTCCCTTCGATCTGCTCCGCTGCCAACGTTTGGATGGCGACGCGCAACCTCAAGGTCCGCCCCTCTGGCTGCTCATTTGGGGACAACCGCGACAGCAAATTACCCCGTCACAAGGGCAACAGGCCTATGCACAACGCTTCCGGCTGGAGCACTTCTTTGGCTTCGCCAAACCCCATCTGCTCCTAACGGCCTTCCAAACCTGCCTCACATCCCACGAAATCAACGCGGTGCGCTTGGCCAGCCTCGCCCACGGCCAACTCTGGTTGGCACGTCACCTCGTGGACACATTGCCATTACCTTGGCAACGATATTCACCCAGCGCACACACTCAGCAACGCACACCCCGACAGGTGCAACGTGGCTTTGCCCAACTTATTCAGCAGATGGGTTCCCTGGCTACGCTGCCCAAAACCCGAGGTATCCCCCCCGGCGACCTAAAGGCATCCGCTTGA
- the cobU gene encoding bifunctional adenosylcobinamide kinase/adenosylcobinamide-phosphate guanylyltransferase, with product MGTRILVTGPTKSGKSEWAEQLAAQQSQAVVYVATSRLHPDDAEWQARVAAHRQRRAPTWQTLEVPTALPTVLKQATTAECWLVDALGTWVANRLEQSEEHWNAEVEALLAAIAPFPGTLILVAEETGWGVVPAYPLGCTFRDRLGSLTRQVAAIVDVTYLVVAGFAIDLRQMGTLIAAPQPDSASGEA from the coding sequence ATGGGAACCCGCATCTTAGTCACCGGCCCCACCAAATCGGGCAAAAGTGAATGGGCCGAGCAGTTGGCGGCTCAACAATCACAGGCCGTCGTGTATGTCGCGACATCGCGCCTGCATCCTGACGATGCCGAGTGGCAGGCGCGCGTCGCTGCCCATCGCCAGCGTCGCGCCCCGACCTGGCAAACGCTGGAAGTGCCCACCGCTTTACCAACCGTGCTGAAGCAAGCCACCACAGCGGAATGTTGGCTGGTGGATGCGCTCGGCACCTGGGTTGCCAATCGCCTGGAACAGTCGGAAGAACATTGGAACGCGGAGGTGGAAGCGCTGTTGGCCGCGATCGCCCCCTTTCCTGGCACGCTGATCTTGGTGGCGGAAGAAACTGGCTGGGGGGTCGTGCCCGCTTATCCCCTGGGATGCACCTTTCGCGATCGCCTGGGCAGTTTGACTCGACAGGTGGCCGCGATCGTCGATGTCACCTATCTCGTGGTGGCCGGGTTCGCGATCGATTTACGCCAAATGGGCACCCTCATCGCCGCGCCACAACCTGATAGTGCCTCCGGTGAGGCATGA
- a CDS encoding TMEM14 family protein — MSPAIVMTFIYAVLSMVGGVIGYQKAGSKPSLISGVITGVLLLIAGVGLLQAAVWGSWLAIAVSLLLVITFIIRLIKTRKFMPAGLMVIVGVATLIALFPLI; from the coding sequence ATGTCTCCCGCCATTGTCATGACCTTTATTTATGCCGTGCTGTCTATGGTTGGCGGCGTCATCGGCTATCAAAAAGCGGGCAGCAAGCCGTCGTTAATTTCGGGCGTCATTACCGGCGTTTTGTTGCTCATCGCTGGGGTGGGGCTGCTTCAGGCGGCGGTGTGGGGCAGTTGGCTCGCGATCGCGGTTTCCCTATTACTCGTCATCACCTTCATCATCCGCCTGATTAAAACCCGCAAATTTATGCCCGCTGGCCTGATGGTCATTGTCGGCGTGGCCACGTTAATCGCATTATTTCCCCTGATTTGA
- a CDS encoding CPBP family glutamic-type intramembrane protease translates to MAVWSCCLVGLTQLTPTTAQTGLVTPTVPPSYPAQQFPKADYLPVSAWSGRLVLPNQTDAEAEAMDWVWLEIYTSPDPVLVGQWMRLQWQDSPEIQAYLQTVTRGIEFNEAAIASLELGRIHPTRLNGWANVGPLQSLAGTRPEDDMIVALPEDRLEVDVANAVLRIAAIPIQIPERFYSLVTVLGPNEAYPPATDCPSRQPCPPEYQQVRHYNPVTQAFDGAVETVYWPQAAAGENGVHPSTSQWIARSPAGAAGWYIYGAQQSDGLFGVKAISPNSLFQLTPQRLVTGRTEALNYINFGNWRQTPQRKGTAQSVFATPNVPTALPNWQMGDRFLVIHLFGGIGGNQAEPRSVVGTVTGHYAYGFGEVVLDPFTQTPRLQIIYDQVYSHNPQGIVAGRSLWAEYAGNLQRGWLGTRPISDVLVKIPSLSHVYRFGETTLNPFATFQRELAVMMARYRTGDGSGAAIVTPAQSCVQDSNQALYETIQAIKSQVTAQPEIGIWLKTHPDDPQTALFQDLIALGQSLQRELVPLGIARPDWQDNAQVLVGIAASDRPARNVNTPLNNLLSWRTVMPRVAYDNVTAILLNHGAELWFLRTNQVGGADPTIRPLAPTELLGEYTVIPTAFSRVIESLRWPRWRDWGVVLLGLAIFAAMQVLDLRLPADAMSRLIREGHPGFSLQFASLGLLTPALVQELLFRVLLLPHPTEAVRLVTGLIWSGMSLGLFVAYCSWRSRRRHQTTPHGALAFDLYPCLCLGILAMVIYFSTGSLWAVTVFHWGAWLWQQQLATLAQPPVADG, encoded by the coding sequence TTGGCAGTCTGGTCATGTTGTCTGGTGGGGTTGACGCAACTCACGCCCACGACCGCGCAAACGGGTCTGGTCACGCCCACTGTTCCCCCCAGCTATCCGGCGCAGCAGTTTCCCAAAGCCGATTATTTGCCTGTGTCGGCTTGGTCAGGGCGGTTAGTTTTGCCCAATCAGACGGACGCTGAAGCCGAGGCGATGGATTGGGTGTGGCTAGAAATTTACACCAGCCCAGATCCCGTGCTGGTAGGCCAGTGGATGCGGTTGCAGTGGCAAGACAGCCCAGAAATTCAGGCGTATCTGCAGACCGTAACCCGAGGCATTGAGTTTAATGAGGCGGCGATCGCGAGTCTTGAGTTGGGGCGCATTCACCCGACTCGGCTGAACGGCTGGGCCAACGTCGGGCCGCTGCAATCCCTTGCGGGCACGCGCCCCGAAGACGACATGATCGTAGCGCTACCGGAGGATCGCTTGGAAGTTGATGTCGCGAATGCGGTGTTGCGCATTGCGGCCATTCCAATCCAAATTCCTGAGCGGTTTTACAGCTTAGTGACGGTGCTTGGGCCAAATGAGGCTTATCCGCCCGCTACTGATTGCCCCAGTCGGCAACCGTGTCCGCCCGAGTATCAGCAGGTGCGGCATTACAACCCGGTTACTCAGGCGTTTGATGGAGCGGTGGAAACGGTTTACTGGCCGCAAGCCGCCGCTGGGGAAAATGGCGTGCACCCGTCGACCTCGCAATGGATTGCTCGATCGCCCGCCGGCGCAGCGGGCTGGTACATCTATGGCGCGCAGCAGAGCGATGGCCTGTTTGGGGTGAAGGCGATCTCCCCAAACAGTCTCTTTCAGCTCACGCCGCAACGGCTGGTGACGGGCCGGACTGAGGCGCTGAACTACATCAACTTTGGCAACTGGCGTCAGACGCCTCAGCGCAAAGGCACGGCTCAGTCAGTATTCGCGACGCCCAACGTGCCCACGGCGCTGCCCAATTGGCAAATGGGCGATCGCTTTTTAGTCATTCATCTCTTTGGCGGCATTGGGGGCAATCAGGCCGAGCCGCGATCTGTTGTGGGCACCGTCACCGGTCATTACGCCTACGGTTTTGGGGAAGTGGTCCTCGATCCGTTTACCCAAACCCCGCGACTGCAAATCATTTACGACCAGGTGTATTCGCACAATCCCCAAGGCATTGTGGCGGGGCGATCGCTGTGGGCTGAGTATGCGGGCAACTTGCAGCGAGGCTGGTTGGGCACCCGACCCATTTCTGATGTGTTGGTCAAAATTCCCTCCCTGAGTCACGTTTATCGATTTGGCGAAACGACCCTCAATCCGTTCGCCACTTTTCAGCGAGAACTGGCGGTCATGATGGCGCGTTATCGCACGGGGGATGGGAGCGGGGCGGCGATCGTCACACCGGCCCAGTCTTGTGTCCAAGATTCCAACCAAGCATTATACGAGACGATTCAGGCTATCAAATCGCAGGTGACCGCACAGCCTGAGATCGGCATTTGGCTCAAGACCCACCCCGATGACCCGCAAACGGCGCTGTTTCAAGATTTAATCGCGCTAGGGCAAAGCCTGCAACGCGAACTGGTGCCCCTCGGCATTGCCCGTCCCGATTGGCAGGACAACGCTCAAGTGCTGGTGGGCATCGCAGCCAGCGATCGCCCTGCCCGCAACGTCAACACCCCGCTCAACAACCTGCTGAGTTGGCGCACGGTGATGCCACGGGTCGCTTACGACAATGTCACCGCCATTTTGCTCAATCACGGGGCGGAACTCTGGTTTTTACGGACCAATCAAGTCGGCGGTGCCGATCCCACGATCCGACCCCTCGCCCCGACAGAACTGCTGGGGGAATATACCGTGATTCCGACGGCATTCTCGCGCGTCATTGAGTCCCTGCGGTGGCCGCGCTGGCGCGATTGGGGCGTCGTGCTGCTGGGGTTGGCAATCTTTGCCGCCATGCAGGTGCTCGACTTGCGCCTCCCGGCAGATGCCATGTCGCGGCTGATCCGTGAGGGACACCCTGGCTTTTCGCTCCAGTTCGCCAGTTTGGGACTGTTGACTCCGGCTCTCGTGCAAGAGTTGCTGTTTCGGGTGTTGCTGCTGCCCCATCCGACGGAAGCGGTGCGGCTGGTCACGGGGCTGATTTGGTCGGGGATGAGTTTGGGACTGTTTGTGGCTTACTGTAGTTGGCGATCGCGCCGTCGCCATCAGACAACTCCCCATGGTGCGCTTGCCTTCGATCTGTATCCTTGCCTGTGTCTGGGCATCCTCGCCATGGTGATTTATTTCAGCACGGGGTCGCTCTGGGCCGTGACCGTCTTTCATTGGGGGGCGTGGCTCTGGCAACAGCAGCTGGCGACCCTCGCGCAGCCACCAGTAGCGGATGGGTGA